The Deltaproteobacteria bacterium genomic sequence GCATGCTTGTATATAGGATAACAGGGGGAACAGAAAATGATGAGCCGCTGAGCACCCAGTCCTTTTGCTTTTTCGATATTCAATCCAACGAACTCTCTGGAAAGGGCCCGGCATTCGGCCATCGCTTCCTCATCTCTTTCTTTGATCGCCGGACGGTAGAGATTATTCCCGCAGCAATATTCTTTTGAGAGAAAGGTATAGGTGACGCCGCCGCGGTCCAGTATGCGGATCAACTTTTGCAGAACCTGAGGCATAGCTCCGATGATCTGGCACCCGGTAATGATCACGTTTTCGGCTCTGCGATCATAGGGTAATTTAAAGGCCTCCAGAACCTCCACACGGTTGGGAAGATTCTCGCTCGTATTTCCGGTAGAACGAATAACATCGACCATATTTTCATCTATAAGCGGATGCATTACTGACCTCCAATTAAGATAAAGCCCTTATTGTCACCCCCGTTCCCTTTGTTCCATTTCAATATACCTGCATACTTTCTTTAACACACAAAACCCCGCTTTCTTTCGAGGAACGGGGTATCCGTAATCAGTCCATAATGACCTCCCATAGGGATTCAAGGGGCACACAGTGTTGACCCGCTTATCAGGCATTTTCATCGTGACGCACGAAAATCAACGTATCAACATCAAAACCCAGACCTTTTGATCTTTTAATGAATGTATCGATTACCTCCCGCGGCACCTTCGGTGTTCTTGCGAGCAACCACAAATATGATGTATCAGGACCTGTGATAAAAGCATATTCGTAACTCTCTTTGTCAAGCTCAAAGATCACATATGAACCATAAAAAGGCCCGAAGAATGAAACCTTAAGGTAGCCCTCATTTTCATTAGTAACAAAGTAAGCTTTGCCTTTTGCCACCTTCCATTCATTCTCTTTTGGTGAGTAGCCACGGTTCACAACAGCAACTCCGCCATCTTCACGCATTGAATAGTCGGCCGTAACCCGTTCAAGCCCGCGCTCAAATGAATGGTCTAATCTTGCTATTTCATACCATTTCCCCAAATAGCGGTTCAGCTCAAATTGCTTCACCGGCGTTACTGTTTCCGGCATCCCCAGACAACCAGCCAATACCAGGGAAGTTAAAAATATCAGTATCATTCTCATGGTTTTCATATCGGTATATATGTAACGACCTGCTTCAACCGCGTGGCACAGCCACGTCGGGGTAAAAGAGATTATGTCTTTTTTTCGTATTGACACAATATTGATATAGGGCATGAATTCCTGCTTAACGTGTTGTGAGAAAACAAGATGCTGTTTATTTGAAAATGATCCCGCTAATCTTCCAGCATATGAGAAAGATGATCACTACCAGGCATACAAAACCTATAAACCCGAAAACTAGATCCATTTATATGCCACCTTTTTCTTTGAATACTACCAGAAGCTCAAGCGGAAGGTAAAGGGAGTGTTTGATGATAACTGACACGATTGGTGTCCCTAAATCGCGGTGATAAAAAATAGCTTTTTCCTGTTTGCCTTGCGACTTCCCTCAATTATGCAGGATTACAATGTGCGATCGGCTGCAAGAGTCAACGGTAGACTTGACCTCTTAGCTTTTGCTTTGCTTCTTTGGTGGCAAGTTTCGATTGACATAGGACAATGTTTTCCCTATACTTTTTCTCCAAATATGTGAGTTTTTATGGGCTCTTTTTTCTCTGTATCACAATAGATCTTGGGAGAAAGGAACAGATATCATGTCTGATAAAAGAAACCTTCGCATCACTTTTTTTATTGCAAGCATCGTGACCGTGTTCATGGTGATACCCCTCATCCCCGGGGGTGTCGGTGCCCATCCCCCTCAAGAGGTCTTGCTATCCTATGACCTGGAGGCCAAGGTCCTCAGTGTTGCCGTCACTCACACCCGATTCTCCGCAGGTCATTACATAGACAAGATCGAAATTATGAAAAACGGCACATCGGTCGCCTCCCATAGTTACACGAATCAGCCTTCCGAAACCTTCTCCTACACATACAAGCTTGATGCCGCGCGGGGCGATGTCATCGAAGTAAAGGCAACATGCAACAAATTCGGCTCTGCTTCAGGAAAAATAACCGTTGAGTAGAGTCCGGCCCTTTTCTTGAAAGATTAGAGGCGTGTGTTGATGTATCCTTTTTATATTCATGTAGCATTCATGGGCACCGGCTTGCTCCTGATGGCTGTGGGGATCTTTGTGGCAAGTTTTCTCCGGAAAAAGCACTGGTGGCTGAGATTTCATCGCCCCGCAGGAATTACGGGAGCGTTTTGCCTCGGCGCCGGCTTTGCAGCGGCAGTCGTCATGGTCTCTCAGGGAGGAGGAGGCCACTTCACGGTTCCTCATGCCTGGCTGGGTCTGACCGCGGTCCTGTTCGCCATGAGCACCCCCGTTCTCGGGCATCTACAGTTCAAAATCCGCTCACAAATTCAGCAACTGCGGCGTTGGCACCGACGAACCGGTTATATCTCCCTGTTTCTGGGCATTCTCACGTTCTTTTCCGGATTAGTGGTAGCGGGATATATTTAATGATCCAGCCGGCGCTGAGCGCACAGACCCCTCTGCTGACAATATATTCCTCACCGGCGGCTTGACCTTATTGTAAATTGCAATCGGCGATCGGCTGCAAGAGTCAACGGTAGACTTGACCCCTTTACCTTACCGATTACTGAAATGTGGCGAAGTTCAGCTTATATTTGCCTTGCTCTGCAAGGAGCAAGTTAAGATCGCATAATCTCTTCAGATCCCGCCGTGCAGTTCTCTCCGATGTTCCTCGGTAAAGAGTTTTGTAAGGTAAGTTGTGTATTAAGTCCTGCAGCACTATCCCGGCATAGGATCCATGCTCGAGCATTGTGTCAATTAAGTCTTTTTGCCTTTGGGTTATTTTTTTTGCATTTCTAAGGAAAGCTGCGAAATCTCTCATAAGCAATATTCTTAGGTGTGATACAACACCTTCCTCTATCTCTTTCAGAGAATCCATTACTCCATCTAATACAAACGTGATGAATGGTGTTACATCGTGATCCTTATTTTTTCTGGCCAAAGAAAAAGACCAGAAGTAGTCGTCCATGTTTCTATAGTAATAGCTAGACAGCATGGTCGGAACCAATTTAATTCCGGACACACGAAGCAGAAAGCCTTCAACGGCTCTGGCTGTTCTGCCATTTCCATCTCCGAAGGGATGGATTAACCCAAGATAGTAATGTGCCAGCGCCGCTCTGACCACCGCATCAAGAGCCATTATTTCCTTGCTGTTGATCCATTTGCAAAATTCTTTCATAAGGTTCTGGATGTCGGGCAGACATTTGGGGGGGGTGTATACCCCACCGTGGTCTCTGTCTCCTACTTTGACCACGTGATTTCGATAAGTTCCAGGCACATTTGCTGCAAATTCTATGCTTTTGGTAATTAATTTATGTTTCTCCCTTATTGATACCTCCGTCAGTTTCACCGGCTGTTCTACAGGCTCTTGTTGTCTTATCGTTTCATAGACCGTCTTTAGATTGATTATTTCCTGCTCCGCCCTTTGTACGGATTTTCTTTTTTCACTTTCCCCGATTATTTTACCCACTTCTTCCTCGGTAAGGGGGTTGCCTTCCAAGGCTGCGGTTCCAAAAATAGATTTCTTGATAATTTCATCATTAAAACGAGTAGACCAATCTGGAAGCATTGGCAAAGAAATGACCGTCTTGTATAGTAACGTCAGACCGTAAACTTTAGAGCCCAGTGCTGTGCGGTCATACTTACTGCTGAATACGAAATTCCCGGATTTGAATGTATGGATCTTTACAATGCTGTTTTCATCCATTTTTATTACCATTTTCTATCAATGTTTCTGTCACTGTTATTGTCACTGTTTTTATCAATGTTATTATGGTATTGAATACATCACATAAAAATATATGTCAATATACTTGTCACATATTTCTGTAAAATAAGTCCTGCCTGCTGCTGTTGCAGGTTTTATGACCTTTGATGATCATGCCATCGACCTGACCTCCGAAAATTGATCAAGACATTAAGTCAGTTTTCTGACATGTGATCGCAAACCCTGCCCCAGCACCTTTTAAAATGCCTCCATGTAGATCTTCAGAATATCCGCCGGATCGTTCACGGGTCGCGCGTTGAACAGATTCGCCGTATCGGCAAGTGCGTGGAACGCGCAGGCAGGCAGGCTTTCCTCGGGGACACCCATTTCGCGAAGCCGGAGAGGATGGCCTATCTCCTTCATCAGTGATTCCACTTCGTCCGCCGCCGCCATTGCCGCATCACGCTCCGACATGCCGGCCGTATTGATCCCCAGTGCCTGCGCGACCAGGGCCAGTTTATCGGCGGCATGGTCGACATTATAGCGCATCACCTTCGGAATGAGAATCCCGCACGCCGCCCCGTGGTGAATGTGGTGCAATGTCCCGACGGTATGCGCCATACCGTGAGCCAGGGCGGTCTGCGCGATCGTGAATGCCCATCCCGCCATGGTGGCGGCTATCTGCATATTGAGACGGGCTTTTTCATTCTTTCCATCCATGGCGACGAGGGGCAGGTTTTCCTTTATGAGACGTATCGCGTGTAACGCCTGTCCGTCACAGATCTGGTTCGACAGAATGCTCGTCATGGCTTCGATGGCGTGGGTCAGCGCGTCCATTGCGGTGTACACCGTCAGGTCTTTGGGCAGCGTCATGGTAAATCGCGGATCGAGAATGGCAACGTTCGGAACTATATACCGGTCCACTATGAAGAGCTTCCGTCCAGCGCTTGCACTGGTCAATACAGCGACCTGGGTCACTTCACTGCCCGTTCCCGATGTCGTCGGTATGGAGATATGAGGGACCTGAGGCTCGGTGAGTGCCAGGAAATTCAGATGGTCGTTCGCCCGGCCTCTGTTTTTCAAGGTCACGCATACCGCTTTGGCCGTATCGATAACACTCCCGCCTCCCACACTGACGATGCAGTCCGCATTGAGTTCCCGGGCCTTCGCCGTTGCGGCGTCCGCTGATCCAAGATCAGGGTCCGACGGGATCGCGTCGTAGGTGCCGACGCAATGATCGACCAGAGCATTTTCCACCATCCGGGCCAACCCGGCCCCGGCAACCCCCGGATCGGTCATGATCATCGCCCGGCGGCATCCCAGTTCCGCGACGGCTTTGTATATCGCGCTCAGGCTCCCATGGCCCGCCACGACATTGGTCGGGCAATTGTAGGAAAAACCATCCACCCGCTTATTATCCGACATGATCTGGAAGGTCATATTGGATCGGTGGTCGGCGAGGGCGTTCACATGTATCCTCTTGACCTGGGTATATTCATGTAATCCGGCAAGCCCCAGTTCGCGTCCCACCCCTGACTGCTTATAGCCGCCAAAGGGACAGAAATCGGCGAAGATGTGGTAATTGTTGATCCACATGGTCCCGGTCTTCACTTCACGGGCGATCCGCTCCGCCCTGGCGTGGTTTCCGGAAAACACGCCGCCTCCAAGGCCGTAGATGGAGTCGTTGGCGATGGCGATTGCCTCTTCATCACTATCATATTTAATAACGCAGACCACGGGGCCGAAGATCTCTTCCCGGGCGATGCGCATTTTGTTGTCCACGTTCGCGAAGATGGTGGGCGCGTAATAATACCCTCCGCTGATCCCCGGGACCTCGACACGCGTGCCGCCGGTGATCAGTTCCGCACCTTCCTCCTTCCCCAGCTTTACATACCGTTCAATGGTGGCCAGTTGTTCCCTGCTGACAAGGGGTCCCAACTGGGCCGACGGGTCCAGCTGATAGCCGATACGGAGCGATTCCGCTCGCTTTTTCATCTTTTCAAGGAACTCTTCATAGATCTTCGATGAGACCAGGACACGGGTGCCTGACTCACATATCTGTCCCTGGTGAAAGAAGGTCCCAAACACCGCGCCTTCCACGGCCAGGTCCATATCGGCATCATCGAGAATGATGTTGGCCGACTTGCCGCCCAGCTCGAGCGTTACCTTCTTTACGGTTCCGGACGCCATTTTCATTATCTCACGTCCTACCTCGGTACTCCCGGTGAAGCTGATCTTGTCAACATCCGGGTGGGTGCACAGGATGTTCCCCAATTCCCCTCCGGGGCCGGCAAGAACATTGATCACCCCTTTCGGTATGCCGGCAGCCTGCGCTGCTTCAGCAATAATGAGGGCTGAGAGAGGGGTGTAGGTAGCCGGTTTCAGAACCATGGTATTCCCCATGCTGATCGCCGACGCGATCTTCCAGAACGCCTGGCTCATGGGGAAGTTCCAGGGGATGATGCTGACACAGACCCCTATGGGTTCCCGGCGGATGAACTCGCGGCCCGGCGCGAATACATTGCCGGAGACGGGGATCTCTTCCTCCCAGGGAAATTTCGTAGCCGCGAGAAGGCTGAGGTTTCGCAGGACTCCTACGCCGAGCAGCGGTCCGAACTTGGCAAGTGATATGATCTGGCCCGAATCCATACTTTCCGTCGCGGCCAGACGGATACCCTGCTGTGCCACCTGGTCGGCAAAATCCTGTATCTTCGCCATACGCGCCGACGGGGACAATCCGCTCCACACTCCACTGTCGAAGGTTTCCCGGGCAGCGGCGATCGCCGCTTTTGCCTCGGCTTCGCCGGCCTGCGCGACCTCCGCGAAAGGCAGCTCGGTACCCGGGTCTATCGATTCAAAGGTCTTCCCACTCTCTGCGTCAACAAAATCACCATCAATAAATAATTTATAGCGTTCCATTGAGATCCAACCCTCCCTGCCGGATTCTGTTTACACTGCCTGACCTGTGAATATCATTTTGAGAACACTATCACATGTGAACCGAAGACGGTGAAAAAACCATTTCACCCGGTGACGGCACACGTATATTTCCTGCCTCCGTGCAGGCATCACCAGGTAATGTATAAGTATTGCGTCCCCAGATTTTCTTCAGCTACCAAGAGCCAACGGTAGACTTGACCCCTTCAGGATAATGTTCTCCAGAGGGATAGTGCGCTGTCGGCGGCCATCTCTGTTCCGACACCCCTTCCCCCGGTATCGGCGCCTACCAGAAACAGTCCCTCCACGGGGGTCTGATTTTTCGGCCGGTTCCTGCCGACCTGATGCCGATTCTGCGCGAGGCCGACAACCTCCCCAGTTCTCCGTCCGGATATCTGGGCTATATACCGGGTATTGGTCCGCATCTTCCATATCACGTGACGTTCGATATCGGGGAAGATGTCAATCATCGTGTTCTCTATGCGGTTGATAACCTCTTCACAGATCCTGTCTTCCGCTTCGGGATCTTCCAGCCCCTGGGGAGCCAGGGAGGCAACCAGGACCATCTGGCAACCCGGCGGTGCCAGGGAAGGATCGACCGCTGAAGGTACCGGAATGAATACCGCCGCCTGCCGCTCTGCCGCTCTTGCATCGGTCATGTCCGGGTAATGGAAGATGATATGGGGTTTGACAACCTCGGCGTCAAGCGCGTATTTGACGCTCACCCCCCCATAGGAAAGACGAAGATTGTCCACCATCTTCACATAATCGTCCGGGAAATACCGGCGCCCCACAAGGTCCACCGTTTCCTTGATCCCGGTGTTGCTGATCACCATGTCTGCGGCGATGAATCCATCGGCCTCGACCCCTTTGACCCGTCCCCCTTCAACGACGATACCCTCGACCGGCGATGAATAGCGAACCTCCCCCCCTGCATCCACCATTGCCTTCAGATACGACAGGGGAACAGCCCGCATCCCCCCGAGCGGGTATGAGAGGCTCTTCTCACGTATGTGGGTGGATAGGCATATGATGAACTCTCCGGCGGAAGACTGGCGCGGACCGATAACCATGTATATTCCCGTGAAGGCCTCGATCAGTCCGAAAAATCTCTCGTCCGGGGTAAATCGCAGAACATGGTCGGCAAGGGAAACACCGTCAAGCTCTTCCAGTTCGCCGGGGGTTCTTTCACGCATTACATCCGTTACAAATGACCATGCCCCGGAGATATGTTCGGGGAGCACCCCCATCTCGGAAAAAAACGATTTCATGGAACGTTCATCATCCATATCGACGGGGAGCGTACCGGATCGCCCCCCCATATTGAACTGTATCCCTTCATCGATCGAGCGGAACGCTACCTCCGCGCCGACCTCCCGGGCTATCTCTCCCAGCGGTCCCCGCGCTCCCCTTGCGAGCCAGTGCACGCCCGAATCGTAGACGAACCCTTCACGATCGAAGCTCGCAGCCTTTCCACCGGGAAAGGGGTTGCGCTCAAGCACCAGGACGTCAGCACCTTCTTTCGCCAGGAGGGCGGACACACCGGAACCGCCGATCCCCGTCCCCACAACGATCACTTTTTTACCCTTGAGAAATCCAGCCACCGCGCACCTCCCGTATTGCCCTGCATCACTTTGTGAGAAGAACCGGACACCCCGCTGAAGGGAGGATCATGGAACTTCCTTCTCCATTTTTTTCATCTCCAGGTCTCTCAATTCCCGTCTGAGAACCTTGCCGACCGACGATTTGGGAAGGGCGTCTATGAACTCGTATATCTTCGGCACCTTGTAGGCGGCAAGATTCTCCCTGCAGTACGTGTTGAGTTCCTCTTCGGTGAGGGCCTCTCCCGGTTTGACGACCACAAAGGCCTTTACGGTCTCCCCCCGGTACTTGTCCGGCACGCCCACGGCGCAGGCTTCCAGGACCTTCGGATGCTCAAAGAGGACCTCGTCTATATCCCTTGGATAGATGTTATAACCCCCGGCAATGATCATGTCCTTCTTCCGGTCGACGATATAGATATATCCATCTTCATCTATCTTTCCAATATCACCGGTATGGAACCAGCCGTTTCTCTTTGCTTTCGCCGTCTCTTCCGGCATGTTGTAATAGCCCTGACACATCTGGGGACCACGGAAGATGATCTCCCCCTCTTCACCCACCGGGACCTCTTTCTCCCCCGTCTCCAGGTCAACGATCTTCATGTCCGTATTGGGGAGCGGCACACCGGCACTCCCTATCTTTTGCGTGCCTTTCCATGGGGTCAGGGTGATAAGGCCCGTTGACTCGGTCATGCCGTAAGCCTCCACGATAGTGGCACCGGTGGCCTTTTTCAGGTCGTTTATGGTCTCGATCGCAAGGGGAGCCGCTGCGGAAAAGAAGCCTTTGACGAAAGAGAGGTCCGCCTTTTTGAACTCCGGTAGACCCAGAAGCCCCACATAGATCGTGGGAACAGCCGGTATGACGGTTGTTTTATACTTGATCATCATGTCCAGCACTGCCCGGGGTTCGGGCCGGGGAACCAGAACATCCGTCCATCCCATTTTTACAGTAAATATCATGACGGCAACAATGCCCGCCAGGTGAAAGAAGGGGAATACTGCAAGCTCTCTCTCATAAGAACCTTTCATCTCCCCGAACCAGGCCTCCATTATCTGGTTCTTGCACGTGGTGTTCCGGTGGGTAAGAACAACCCCCTTGGATATGCCGGTGGTCCCACCGGTGTATGGGATAAAGGCAATATCGTCCAGAGCAGGAGTTGCGCCCTTGAATTCAGGGGATGCATGCTTCATCAGATCGAGGAATTGATCGTAGCCCGGAGCCTTCTCGTATTTCACATACATCCCCTTCTTGATGAGAGGAAAGAGTTGCTTTACAGGAAATGGAAGGTAGTCGTTTATATGGCAGGTGATTATCTGTTTGAGTTTTGTCTTCGGCCTGAGAGCAAGCATCCGGGGTGCAAGGAGGTCCAGGGTCACCAGAATGGTGGAGCCGGAATCGTTGAGCTGATATTCAAGCTCCCGGTCGGTGTTCAAGGGATTATTGGGTACCGCAATGGCCCCCATTCGCCAGATCCCGTAAAAGGCGATCACGATCTGGGGGATATTCGGGAGGAGCAGAGCAACCCTGTCGCCTCGTTTTACACCCAGGGAAATGAGGACGTTCGCGAAGCGGTTGACCAATCGCTCAAGCTCGCCATAGGATATTTCTTTTCCCATGAAGAGGATCGCCGACCGCTCCGGATATTTCTCTGCTGTCCTGGTAAGGATCTCCGGCATGGTGATATCCTCGAATTCGACGGATCTCGGCACCCCGGCCACATAGGATGCATGCCATCGTCGATCACCGATCCCATTAAGATCACTACTGTTCTCTGTATTCTTCATATTTTTGCCCTCCTGCTGGGTTCAAAAACACAATAATAAGAGAAGTTCGTTATGTTACCAAAGGCCCGGACAGAGGTTGCCCGATCATAGCCGGCATATGCTTCGTTATCGAGAAACAGTTATCACATTCCTCTGGTACTGCGACACATGGAGCGCCTCAATAAAACATCTTGTGACAGGATATATAGGATGATGTCGTCAGACTGCTATTAGTATTGATAAGAATGGATAAAAGTATAGGAATAACCCCCCTCATGTGTCAAGGGCTATTCCTGGGGTATGCGGAGTGACGCGTGCCTAATGCAGGATACCGACAAATACCCCCTCGGCCAACGGAAGCGCCGTATCATAACGGCATATTGTGCGGAGGTATATCCCGGTCATTTTTTTAAAATCCCCCTTGATCCCCCTTTGCCAAAGGGGGAATTTAAGGAACGCTTACTATCACACGTTTCATGATGTAAATGTTGTTACTTTGTCACTTCATCGTTCTGTCGCTTTGTCGCTCTGTCACTTTGTCACTTTGTCACTCCGCCGCCGGCCGCTCCAGGCCCCGCACCACCTGCGACCGTATCAGCCGCGGCAGCATCAGGTGATGCCGCGGACAGATCGACCGCGGATTCTGATAGGCCCCGCCCGCAAAGGCAACCATGTAATCCCGTATCTTCTCGAACCGCACGATCTCGTCCACCATCCCCGTCTTCGCACAAAAGACGGGCCGGGAACTCTCCTGATAATGCTTCACCATCTCGTTCATCTTCTCGATCACCGGCTCCAGGGAACGACCCGCATCCTTCTCCTTCACCAGCCGCCGGGCATAACTCGCCGAAGCCGCCGTCTCACCGTGCATGACGTAGATCTCCGTGGCCGGCGTCCCCAACGTAAAGGCATTGTGATTGTTCGCCGTGGGACCCCCCATCACATAGTGCGCCGCCGCGG encodes the following:
- a CDS encoding lipocalin family protein, whose amino-acid sequence is MRMILIFLTSLVLAGCLGMPETVTPVKQFELNRYLGKWYEIARLDHSFERGLERVTADYSMREDGGVAVVNRGYSPKENEWKVAKGKAYFVTNENEGYLKVSFFGPFYGSYVIFELDKESYEYAFITGPDTSYLWLLARTPKVPREVIDTFIKRSKGLGFDVDTLIFVRHDENA
- a CDS encoding Fic family protein; this translates as MDENSIVKIHTFKSGNFVFSSKYDRTALGSKVYGLTLLYKTVISLPMLPDWSTRFNDEIIKKSIFGTAALEGNPLTEEEVGKIIGESEKRKSVQRAEQEIINLKTVYETIRQQEPVEQPVKLTEVSIREKHKLITKSIEFAANVPGTYRNHVVKVGDRDHGGVYTPPKCLPDIQNLMKEFCKWINSKEIMALDAVVRAALAHYYLGLIHPFGDGNGRTARAVEGFLLRVSGIKLVPTMLSSYYYRNMDDYFWSFSLARKNKDHDVTPFITFVLDGVMDSLKEIEEGVVSHLRILLMRDFAAFLRNAKKITQRQKDLIDTMLEHGSYAGIVLQDLIHNLPYKTLYRGTSERTARRDLKRLCDLNLLLAEQGKYKLNFATFQ
- a CDS encoding aldehyde dehydrogenase family protein codes for the protein MERYKLFIDGDFVDAESGKTFESIDPGTELPFAEVAQAGEAEAKAAIAAARETFDSGVWSGLSPSARMAKIQDFADQVAQQGIRLAATESMDSGQIISLAKFGPLLGVGVLRNLSLLAATKFPWEEEIPVSGNVFAPGREFIRREPIGVCVSIIPWNFPMSQAFWKIASAISMGNTMVLKPATYTPLSALIIAEAAQAAGIPKGVINVLAGPGGELGNILCTHPDVDKISFTGSTEVGREIMKMASGTVKKVTLELGGKSANIILDDADMDLAVEGAVFGTFFHQGQICESGTRVLVSSKIYEEFLEKMKKRAESLRIGYQLDPSAQLGPLVSREQLATIERYVKLGKEEGAELITGGTRVEVPGISGGYYYAPTIFANVDNKMRIAREEIFGPVVCVIKYDSDEEAIAIANDSIYGLGGGVFSGNHARAERIAREVKTGTMWINNYHIFADFCPFGGYKQSGVGRELGLAGLHEYTQVKRIHVNALADHRSNMTFQIMSDNKRVDGFSYNCPTNVVAGHGSLSAIYKAVAELGCRRAMIMTDPGVAGAGLARMVENALVDHCVGTYDAIPSDPDLGSADAATAKARELNADCIVSVGGGSVIDTAKAVCVTLKNRGRANDHLNFLALTEPQVPHISIPTTSGTGSEVTQVAVLTSASAGRKLFIVDRYIVPNVAILDPRFTMTLPKDLTVYTAMDALTHAIEAMTSILSNQICDGQALHAIRLIKENLPLVAMDGKNEKARLNMQIAATMAGWAFTIAQTALAHGMAHTVGTLHHIHHGAACGILIPKVMRYNVDHAADKLALVAQALGINTAGMSERDAAMAAADEVESLMKEIGHPLRLREMGVPEESLPACAFHALADTANLFNARPVNDPADILKIYMEAF
- a CDS encoding NAD(P)/FAD-dependent oxidoreductase — translated: MAGFLKGKKVIVVGTGIGGSGVSALLAKEGADVLVLERNPFPGGKAASFDREGFVYDSGVHWLARGARGPLGEIAREVGAEVAFRSIDEGIQFNMGGRSGTLPVDMDDERSMKSFFSEMGVLPEHISGAWSFVTDVMRERTPGELEELDGVSLADHVLRFTPDERFFGLIEAFTGIYMVIGPRQSSAGEFIICLSTHIREKSLSYPLGGMRAVPLSYLKAMVDAGGEVRYSSPVEGIVVEGGRVKGVEADGFIAADMVISNTGIKETVDLVGRRYFPDDYVKMVDNLRLSYGGVSVKYALDAEVVKPHIIFHYPDMTDARAAERQAAVFIPVPSAVDPSLAPPGCQMVLVASLAPQGLEDPEAEDRICEEVINRIENTMIDIFPDIERHVIWKMRTNTRYIAQISGRRTGEVVGLAQNRHQVGRNRPKNQTPVEGLFLVGADTGGRGVGTEMAADSALSLWRTLS
- a CDS encoding long-chain fatty acid--CoA ligase; the protein is MKNTENSSDLNGIGDRRWHASYVAGVPRSVEFEDITMPEILTRTAEKYPERSAILFMGKEISYGELERLVNRFANVLISLGVKRGDRVALLLPNIPQIVIAFYGIWRMGAIAVPNNPLNTDRELEYQLNDSGSTILVTLDLLAPRMLALRPKTKLKQIITCHINDYLPFPVKQLFPLIKKGMYVKYEKAPGYDQFLDLMKHASPEFKGATPALDDIAFIPYTGGTTGISKGVVLTHRNTTCKNQIMEAWFGEMKGSYERELAVFPFFHLAGIVAVMIFTVKMGWTDVLVPRPEPRAVLDMMIKYKTTVIPAVPTIYVGLLGLPEFKKADLSFVKGFFSAAAPLAIETINDLKKATGATIVEAYGMTESTGLITLTPWKGTQKIGSAGVPLPNTDMKIVDLETGEKEVPVGEEGEIIFRGPQMCQGYYNMPEETAKAKRNGWFHTGDIGKIDEDGYIYIVDRKKDMIIAGGYNIYPRDIDEVLFEHPKVLEACAVGVPDKYRGETVKAFVVVKPGEALTEEELNTYCRENLAAYKVPKIYEFIDALPKSSVGKVLRRELRDLEMKKMEKEVP